From a single Desulfitibacter sp. BRH_c19 genomic region:
- a CDS encoding putrescine aminotransferase (catalyzes the formation of 4-aminobutyraldehyde from putrescine and 2-oxoglutarate): MVKRDSLMTIDDALQLNRDSIKKIYKTNVNPALGNLLGLLNFDKKYVRAFGVQVWDEEENSYLDFLGGYGSLNIGHNHPAVIAAIDKIKAMPNILQASINPLASVLAYNLAEITPGNLSNVFFGNSGAEAVEGALKTAKIYTGKGKIVYCEGSFHGKTAGALSVTGRVKYQKPFYPLIPQCEAVPFGDLEGLEKALINKDVACFIVEPIQGEGGIIVPPEGYLKEVRKICTKYETLLIVDEVQTGFGRTGKMFASEWDDVIPDIMCLAKSLGGGIMPIGVFITSKAIWEKSYGETDRATLHTSTFGGNSWAVAAAIATIGVIYDENLINEAEEKGEYLLKRLLELKNKYPLIQDIRGKGLLVGIEFQQGKSVLDKMIGGKVSELSQEYTGALVAGELLNAHNIITAYTINNPNVIRLEPPLTVTYEELDYVVNSLDKTFAANKSVIKLALNSSKNIIGSLFKR; this comes from the coding sequence ATGGTGAAGAGAGATAGCTTAATGACTATTGATGATGCTTTACAATTAAATAGAGATAGCATAAAGAAAATCTATAAAACCAATGTTAACCCAGCCTTAGGTAATCTACTTGGATTATTAAACTTTGATAAAAAGTATGTACGTGCCTTTGGTGTACAAGTTTGGGATGAGGAAGAAAATTCCTATTTAGATTTTCTAGGTGGATATGGTTCATTAAACATTGGACATAATCATCCAGCAGTAATAGCTGCAATTGACAAAATTAAAGCAATGCCAAATATTCTACAGGCGAGTATCAATCCCCTTGCATCAGTATTGGCATATAATCTAGCAGAAATTACTCCTGGAAATCTTTCTAATGTCTTTTTTGGTAATAGTGGAGCTGAAGCCGTAGAGGGTGCCCTTAAGACGGCAAAAATATATACTGGAAAGGGCAAAATTGTCTATTGTGAAGGATCTTTTCATGGAAAGACAGCAGGGGCATTGTCTGTTACTGGAAGAGTTAAGTATCAAAAACCCTTTTATCCACTAATTCCTCAATGTGAAGCAGTTCCATTTGGGGATCTGGAGGGCTTAGAAAAGGCGCTAATTAATAAAGATGTAGCCTGTTTTATTGTTGAGCCAATTCAAGGCGAGGGTGGAATTATAGTACCCCCAGAAGGTTATTTAAAAGAAGTTAGAAAAATATGTACAAAATATGAGACTTTATTAATAGTAGATGAGGTTCAAACAGGTTTTGGGAGAACTGGAAAAATGTTTGCATCAGAATGGGATGATGTTATACCAGATATTATGTGTCTTGCAAAGTCATTGGGCGGTGGAATAATGCCAATTGGCGTTTTTATCACTTCAAAGGCAATATGGGAGAAATCATATGGGGAAACTGATAGGGCTACTTTACATACATCTACATTTGGTGGCAATAGCTGGGCAGTAGCAGCAGCAATAGCAACTATAGGTGTAATATATGATGAAAACTTAATTAATGAAGCAGAAGAAAAGGGCGAATATCTATTAAAAAGACTTCTAGAATTAAAAAATAAATACCCACTTATACAAGATATTAGAGGAAAAGGGCTACTAGTAGGAATAGAATTTCAGCAGGGAAAATCGGTTTTGGATAAAATGATTGGTGGTAAGGTAAGTGAACTTAGTCAAGAATACACAGGCGCTCTTGTTGCTGGGGAACTCCTTAATGCACATAATATTATTACAGCCTATACAATTAATAACCCTAATGTTATAAGGCTTGAACCACCATTAACTGTAACCTATGAGGAATTAGACTATGTGGTAAATTCTTTGGATAAAACATTTGCTGCCAATAAGAGTGTAATAAAATTGGCTCTAAATAGTTCAAAAAATATCATAGGTTCTTTATTTAAAAGATAA